The following are from one region of the Takifugu rubripes chromosome 16, fTakRub1.2, whole genome shotgun sequence genome:
- the jdp2b gene encoding jun dimerization protein 2 isoform X1 — protein sequence MQRFQPVPKPSESSLLRHPIITLDVQQRPDTVASLTETTDKLGREAVAKFPGFLRGLRKAVTQRTTWLSADEVVEAGSEMMPGQIPDPSLAAGSLPGLGPLAGISATTLTDQLKLADFRQLGTMLSPLHFLGRLGKRPLAIKTEMDEDEERRKRRREKNKVAAARCRNKKKERTDFLQRESERLEMVNSELKAQIEELRQERQQLMVMLNLHRPTCIVRTDSVKTPEGEANPLLEQLSADDK from the exons ATGCAACGATTCCAGCCAGTCCCGAAACCATCCGAGTCGTCACTCTTACGCCATCCTATTATTACTCTGGACGTCCAACAG CGTCCTGACACAGTTGCGTCACTGACCGAGACAACTGACAAGCTTGGA AGGGAAGCTGTTGCCAAATTCCCTGGTTTCCTCAGAGGATTGCGAAAGGCTGTAACTCAACGCACGACCTGGCTGAGCGCAGACG aggtggtggaggccgGGTCGGAAATGATGCCGGGACAGATACCTGACCCTTCGCTGGCGGCGGGCTCCCTGCCCGGCCTGGGCCCGCTGGCGGGCATCTCGGCCACCACGCTGACCGATCAGCTGAAGCTGGCTGACTTCCGCCAGCTGGGCACCATGCTGTCGCCGCTGCACTTCCTGGGAAGGCTGGGAAAGAGGCCGCTGGCCATCAAGACGGAG atggatgaagatgaagagaggaggaaacggaggagagagaagaacaAGGTCGCAGCAGCTCGGTGCCGAAACAAGAAGAAGGAGCGGACCGACTTCCTCCAGCGG GAATCGGAGCGTCTGGAGATGGTGAACTCGGAGCTGAAGGCCCAGATCGAGGAGCTGCGTcaggagcggcagcagctgaTGGTGATGCTGAACCTGCACCGGCCCACCTGCATCGTGCGGACGGACAGCGTGAAGACGCCGGAGGGCGAGGCCAAccctctgctggagca
- the jdp2b gene encoding jun dimerization protein 2 isoform X2, which produces MMPGQIPDPSLAAGSLPGLGPLAGISATTLTDQLKLADFRQLGTMLSPLHFLGRLGKRPLAIKTEMDEDEERRKRRREKNKVAAARCRNKKKERTDFLQRESERLEMVNSELKAQIEELRQERQQLMVMLNLHRPTCIVRTDSVKTPEGEANPLLEQLSADDK; this is translated from the exons ATGATGCCGGGACAGATACCTGACCCTTCGCTGGCGGCGGGCTCCCTGCCCGGCCTGGGCCCGCTGGCGGGCATCTCGGCCACCACGCTGACCGATCAGCTGAAGCTGGCTGACTTCCGCCAGCTGGGCACCATGCTGTCGCCGCTGCACTTCCTGGGAAGGCTGGGAAAGAGGCCGCTGGCCATCAAGACGGAG atggatgaagatgaagagaggaggaaacggaggagagagaagaacaAGGTCGCAGCAGCTCGGTGCCGAAACAAGAAGAAGGAGCGGACCGACTTCCTCCAGCGG GAATCGGAGCGTCTGGAGATGGTGAACTCGGAGCTGAAGGCCCAGATCGAGGAGCTGCGTcaggagcggcagcagctgaTGGTGATGCTGAACCTGCACCGGCCCACCTGCATCGTGCGGACGGACAGCGTGAAGACGCCGGAGGGCGAGGCCAAccctctgctggagca
- the si:ch211-153j24.3 gene encoding proto-oncogene c-Fos, whose product MHPDSSTEFDSSSSCTASPGGDTPGRSQQHPPDSLSSSVDSAEDIAADAFVPAVSVISSSPDLRWTVQPAVITSVSPSSTRQKTKSHGATQTAATHKAKPSNRKGHKEKPSKEEEEKRRIRRERNKIAAAKCRNRRRELIDTLQAETDQLEDEKSALQAEIDELLKEKERLEHVLAFHGPSCKLSESEGEGDGEEDGDAASAMLQDAPASPQLLSILENGKSPESNAAGGEAPTGQDLDSVNCIPAAAISGNSNILLCSSAEDNDMEDLKGEDLDDLVPSLEMAGTSELAAPVPDIDLDGPFCFSDWETLYKSVANDLDSLCAPVMSSSPSCSNYRTVFSFNYSEIDSLAEGYESLKGSSSVSEAIKDSLNSPTLLAL is encoded by the exons ATGCATCCAGACTCCAGCACTGAGTTCGATTCGTCATCCAGCTGCACAGCATCTCCTGGCGGGGACACCCCTGGGCGCAGCCAGCAGCATCCTCCTGACTCGCTTTCATCATCAGTGGACAGCGCCGAG GACATTGCAGCGGACGCTTTTGTGCCGGCAGTGAGTGTCATCTCAAGCTCGCCAGATCTACGGTGGACGGTGCAGCCCGCGGTCATCACAtctgtctctccgtcctccACTCGCCAGAAGACCAAAAGTCATGGTGCGACCCAgactgcagctacacacaagGCAAAGCCCTCCAACAGGAAAGGGCACAAGGAAAAG CCTtccaaagaagaggaggagaagaggaggatcaggagggagaggaacaaAATTGCTGCGGCAAAGTGTCGCAACAGACGGAGGGAGCTGATCGACACTCTGCAGGCT GAAACCGACCAGCTCGAGGATGAGAAATCTGCCCTCCAGGCAGAGATAgatgagctgctgaaggagaaggagcggCTGGAGCATGTCTTAGCTTTCCACGGACCGTCCTGCAAGCTCTCTGAAAGCGAGGGAGAAGGCgacggagaggaggatggagatgCTGCTAGCGCGATGCTACAGGATGctccagcctccccacagctGCTGTCCATCTTAGAGAATGGAAAATCCCCAGAGAGCAACGCAGCTGGTGGAGAAGCCCCGACTGGTCAAGACCTGGACAGTGTCAACTGCATTCCTGCTGCGGCCATTTCGGGGAATTCCAACATCCTCTTGTGTTCCAGTGCAGAAGACAATGACATGGAGGACTTAAAAGGTGAAGACCTTGATGACCTGGTGCCCAGTCTAGAAATGGCAGGGACCTCTGAGTTGGCTGCGCCTGTCCCTGACATAGACCTGGACGGCCCATTCTGCTTTTCAGATTGGGAAACCCTGTACAAGTCTGTAGCAAATGACCTTGATTCCTTGTGCGCCCCAGTAATGTCTTCCAGTCCCTCTTGTAGCAATTATCGCACCGTGTTTTCCTTTAATTACTCTGAGATTGATTCCTTGGCTGAGGGCTATGAGAGCCTCAAAGGCAGCTCTAGTGTGTCTGAGGCGATTAAAGACAGCCTTAACTCTCCAACACTTCTGGCCTTGTGA